Part of the Paludisphaera borealis genome, CGATCTGGGACGAATCGAAGCCCAGCAGCCCATGGACCTTCCGCGATCGCCTCGAGGATACGGCGGAGCTCGCCTTCTCGCTCGACGGGAAACTGCTCGCGCTGCGATGCCGGCCGGCCCCCGAGTCGACCTGGGAGACCCGGTTCTACAAGTTCGCCGATCAAGAATGGAGCGAGGACGCCGCGGCCACGCGCCAAGGCGTGACGAGCCAACGCTTCGCGCCCGGAGCGAACCTCCTGGCGCTGGGAACCGAGAGCGGGACCGTCGTCGTGATCGACCTCGACGCGAATCGCGGCGACGTCTTTTCGGCCCCGAAGTCGACCCGTCCCGTCGCGCTGGCGTTCTCCAGCGATCGGACGCGAATCGCCGCCGGATGCGAAGACCGCTCCATCGTGGTCTGGGACCTCGCGTCAAGGCGAGTGACCGCCGAACTGAACACCCCCGACGGCCCGCCGAAATTCCTCGGTTTCTGCAACGGCGACAAGAGCCTGGTCGTCTCCGAGGGCGACACGACGCTGGCGGTCCACAGCCTGCGATCCCCCTCGGCCCGGCGCGTGCTGCCGACTCGTGGGTCGGCGGCGATCGCGCTCTCTCGACGGGGCGATCGGCTCGCGGTCGGCGGCGACGAGGAACCGGTTTCGCTCTGGAACCTCGAGGCGGCCTCCGATGATCCTCAGTCGCTCGGCAAGCTCCCAGGCGCCAAGCGCCTGATCTTCAGTCCCGACGGCCAATTCTTGTTCATGACCTTTCACGATCCGTTGATCCGCGTCTGGCGGATGGCCAAGGCGCCGCATCCGTGGCGTAAGCTCGCGGGGCACTCGAAGGAAGCTTGGGCGGTCGCCTTCTCGCGGGACGGAAAAATCCTGGCGTCGGGCGCCGACGACCTGATGATCAAGCTCTGGGACGTCGCCACGGGCGACGAACTGGCGGCCGTCGCCGCGCATTCGGCGACCGTCGCCGGCCTCGCGTTCTCGCCGGTCAGCGATGAACTCGCCAGCGTGGGCCTCGACGGCGCGGTGAAGCTCTGGTCGCTCTCGCGCGACTCTTCCAAGCCCGCCGCCGCGACGCTCAAGCTCTCCCAGGTGCTTCGCGAACCCAAACAGAGCCAGCTTCGATGCGTGGCGTATTCGTCCAACGGGTCGCTGCTCGCCGCCTCCGGGCTCGATCCCGAGATCCACGTATGGGACGCGGCCAGCCGGGAGCCGCTGCACAAGATCAAGAACGCCCATCGAAAGATGATCACCGCGCTGGCCTACTCACCCACGAATCCCAGGCAACTGGCTTCCGCGTCGTGCGACGCCGAGATCAAGATCTGGGACATGGACTCCGGCGACCGCATCGCCACCAGTCAGACGAACGGCGCGCTCATGGCGCTCGCGTATTCGCCATCGGGACATCGCCTCGCCACCAGCGGCCAACCCCGCCTCATCGCCTCGTGGGATACGACCAACCGCAATCCCCTGGACGACATCATCGGCCATCCCGACGCCGTCCGCTCGATCGCCTTCTCGACCGACGGCCAGACGGTCGCCACGGGCTGCGATGACGGCAAGATCCGGCTCTGCGACCAGGAGACGAACCAGGTCGTCCTCATTCTCGACGGGCATCACGCGCGAATCAACTCCGTGACCTTCTCGCCCGACGGGTACACCCTGGCGTCGTGCAGCCACAGCGGCGAGGTCTTCCTCTGGAACGCCCGACGTCCCGAAGAAGGACCCGGACCGCCGTCCGCCGGCCGGTTGACGCGAGGCGAAAGACGAACCGGCCCGCGCGGACAAGCCGAAACCGCCCCCCGGCGCTAGGAACTCCCGAAGCCACACGCGGGCCCTTCACGCCCGTTTGCGTCATACGGCTCCGGCTGGGGCCTCCTCCGAGGGTGATCCGTGACTCGCGCGCACACGAAGCCGCTCCGCCGTCTCGTCTCGGCCGCCGTCGCGGCGCTCTCTTGGTCCTCTTGCGTCGCCCAGTCGCTCTCCTTCGAGGACGTCGCGGCCGCTTCGGGCGTCGCCTTCCAGTTCGACGCCGGTTCGCGCGGCCGCCACGATCTTCCCGAGATCATGGGGGGCGGCGTCGCCCTCTTCGACGCTGACGGCGACGGCCTGCCGGACCTCTATTTCTGCAACGGCGGACCGATCGGAGCGACGCCCGGAACCGTCGTCGACGACCCGCCGTGCCGATTCTTCCGGAACCGGGGAGGGCTCCGCTTCGAGGATTGGACGGCGACCTGCGGTGCCCCCGGTCCCAATTACGCCATGGGGGCCGCCGCAGGCGATTTCGACGGCGACGGCCGCACCGATCTGTTCGTCACCGGCTGGCGCGATCAACGGCTTTACCGCAACCTCGGTGGATGCCGCTTCGAGGACGTCACAGTCCGGGCCGGCCTGACCTCCTCGGCCTGGAGCACCGGCGCCGCCTGGGCCGACCTCGACGACGACGGCGATCTGGATCTTTACGTCGCGAGGTATGTGAACTACGACCCCGACGCAGCCCCTTATTGCGCCGCGCCAGACGGCAAGCGCGACTATTGCGGCCCCGAGGATTTCGACCCCCAGTCCGACCGCCTCTATCGCAACGACGGCGCCGGCCGCTTCACCGACGTCTCACGAGCCGCCGGCATCCCTCGCCGCGAAGAGCGCGGGCTCGGCGTCCTGATCGGCGAATTGACCGGGGACCGGATGCCCGACGTCTACGTCGCCAACGATGGCGGCCGTTGCTGGCTGCTGGCCAATCGCGGCGGCCTCCGGTTCGACGAAGTCGGTGAAGCCGCCGGCGTGGCTCGCGACGACGACGGCAAGGCGCTGGCGGGGATGGGGACGGCCCTCGGCGACCTTGACGGCGACGGCCGGCTCGATCTGCTGGTCACGAATTTCTTTGAGCGCTCGACCGTCGTGTTTCGGGCTCAGCCGGACCATCCGGGCCTCTACCGTGACGAGGGCAACCGGCTGGGAGTCGCGGCGGCCACCCGGCGCGCGCTGGGCTTCGGGGCGGTGGTCGCCGACTTCGACGCCGACGGCCGCTCGGACATCGTTCAGGTCAACGGCCACGTCCTCGACCGCGAACGGCTCGGCGTCCCGTTCGCCATGAGGTCGATCGTGCTCCACGGCCGTCAGGGAGGCTTCGAAGACGCGTCGCATAGTGCGGGGGGCTGGTTCTCGCGACCGATCCTGGGACGCGGACTGGCCGTGGGCGACCTCGACGACGACGGCCGGCTCGATCTCGTCGCCACCTCGCTCGACGCTCCGGCCGCCCTACTCCTCAACCGCTCGAAGTCCGGCGGCGTCGTGCGGCTTGATCTGATCAATCGGCACGGCCGGCCAGCCGTCGGAGCGCGCGTGCGGGCCACGATCGGCGACCGAGTTCTGGTCCAGGACGTCGCCAGCGGCGGCAGCTACCTCTCGTGCTCGCCGTCGCGAATCTTCCTGGGGATCGGCGGAGCGGCGCGCGTCGACGTCCTGGAGGTCGCGTGGCCATGGGGAGAAGTCCAGACCTGGACCGACCTCTGGCCGGGGAGGCCGCTGCAACTTCTCGAACGACCGTCGAGGGATTCGGGCCGGAACGTCACGACGCCGAATCTCGACGCGACAGGAACCTCTGCCCCTCTCCGGTGAGCAGCCAGTGCGGGTTGGTTCGCGTGACCTCGATGAAACGCAGGATCGACTGCGCGGGCATGCTCACGCCCATTTCGTAGCTCATCCAGGTCCGGAACGGCATCTCGAGCGCGGCGGCCAGAAGCGGGCCCCCATGCTCGCCGTAAAGCTCGACCCGGACCTCACGGACGCGTCGCGAGAGACCGTCCTTGATCTCGCTCCAATCGGATTCCAAACGGAAGTCGTCCATGGGAGGTGACCCGGAGAGCCGGCTCTCGTGCTCATCTCGTGCAGAAAATCCGCGCCCGCACATCTCTTGCAGGCGATTGCGGCGCCAATCAACGACGGTCGCCCCAAAGGAATCAAGAAGGGCGAACCGGGTCGTCGACGCCGATCCCCACGCTCATCGATACCATACCCCCCGCGCCGCAAGCAAAGGCCTTTGGTTCGGGGTTCAAGGAAACAGCCGCCAGCGGCACCCGCACCTCGGAGCACCCCATCAGCCACGCGCACGCATCAATGCGTGCACCAATGACCGAATCTCTTCATTTTTTTCCAGATTTCTTGACGCGTCGCCGTCTGGAATCCGGTTCCTGAGTCTGACGGCGAGAACAAGGCGACAAGCCGACCGAACCGACCCGCCGCAAACGCAAGACCTAGAGCCGAGGATTGAAAGTGGCCCTGACCTCGCAACGAGAGATAGACGGTCTGGCGAAGCGGATTCGACACGCATACCGCGCCCGCGGCATGAATTGGAACGACGGATGCTCGACGGCGCGAGTGTGGACGGCCGCGGCCCTGGTGCTGTCGCAAGTCCACAGGGATCACCCCGAGGTCCCGATGGACCCGGAACTGTTCGTCGCAGCTCAATCCTTCGACTCGGGCGTCGTCGACGCCTGGAGCGATCTTGCCAGCCCGGCGGCCGCCGACGCCTATCGGAAGCGCGTTCGCGGGATCGTTCGGCAACTGGAACGCGAGCTGAGGCGCGAGATCGATCACGCCGAGCGGTTGATTCGGAACGGGCGTCCGGTCCGCGGAGTCCTCTGCGACCGTGACGCTCGGCTTTCGCCCTTGGGGCGTTATATCGTTGCGAGGCGAGCCGTCCGCCTGGACCTGGCCGCCCAGTTCGAGACCGACGTCTTTGCTCAGCATCGCAGTTGCCCGCTCTATCGTTCCGCCTGTCTCGCGTTCCTGCCGGCCGAGCAGTATCCGGTGGATGAGACGCTGTCGAACACCGAGCTAAAGGCGAACGCCGTCGTTCGCACCATGAGCGCCTCACTCAACTAATCGCATCGACCCGGATTCCTCCCGCCTCCCGAGTAAGATTCGGCGATCCGTCGCCGCGACTTCGATGAATTGATCGTCCGCATCCGCATCCGCCGACATAGAAACACCAGTTCGATCGCGAAGCTCGACCTCCCCCGGCCCTGATTCCAGGCCGCGAAGGGACCCGTCCAGCCTTCCCCAACTCCCGAGCTTCCCCGGGAGCAGGCGCACTTACGTATCGACGTTCTACACTGATCTCACATACCTGACCGTTTCTTCATTCTCATTCCTTCACACCTTTTTCAAAGGAGGTACGCTATGCGTACGCGCCGAGCTTTCCGCCCCGCCCTGGAATCCATGCCCACCCTCGCCCTGCCCGGAACCTTCATCAATCCCGTCGCGCCGGTCACTGTCCCGTCCACTCCGCCCCCCACCTACATCAATCCCGTCGCGCCGGTCACTGTTCCCGTCCCGCCCACTTCGCCGGAGAACCCGTACACGGGACCCGACGTCAGCGTGCCCGTCGGATCGACGCCCGACCTTACCGTCTGACTCCCGCCGACCACAGCCGCCGTGGACATAATACGCCATATATAGACACAACCCGCAACCTTATAATTAGCGACACCCGGGACGCGCGTCGTCATAAAAGGACGACCCCTGCATCGGGAACGGAGATGCTCTGCGCCAGACCGGGGAAAACCGTCGTCAAACACAGCACAGACACCCCAAACTAACAAGAAAGAGGATCTCGGCAGAAACCTCCCATCAATTTAGAGTGGATGTTGTTTTCGTCAGCCGCCTTCCCCGATACAATATCCCGGAAAGCGATGGGAGCGTCAGGCAGGTCGAAACCCATCAAAGGTGATCCTCTCTTAGGCGACCACCCGACATTTCCCCACGCTGAAGCGGGAGGGAACAGGCCATGATGACGCTGTCGGATCGTGAGATCGGCGACGATCTCACGAGGGCGTTGGAGAAAGCGCAAGAGGGCGATGAAACGGCTTGGGAGACGCTGTTTCGGGAATGTTATCCCAAGGTGCGTCGGGTCGTGCGACGCAAACTCGACCGATCGATGAGGTCGCTCTACGATTCCACGGATTTCGCGAGCGACGTGATGAAGAGCCTGGCCGCGAATCTGAACCAACTCAACTTTCCGACAGTCGAACATTTGATCGCGTTTCTGATTCACGTGGCGGAGCAGAAGGTGATCGACGAGCACCGTCGCCGCCACACCTTGAAGCGGGACGTGACGCGTGAGCGTCCCATGTTCGGCGTCGAAGCCGACGCGGCGCCGGTCCAGATCGCATCCGACGAGCCCACGGCCAGCCAACTCGCGCAGGCGAACGAGACCGAGGAGCTACTGCTCGATCGCCAGAGCGAGACCGAGAAAGCCATCATCCGGCTGCGCCGGGAAGGTCACGACAACGGCGCCATCGCCGATCAGACCGGCTGGAACATTCGGAAAGTGCAACGGTTCTTGAAAGACCTCCACGATTCCGTGATCGGATCGGGAAGCTGAACATGACGGTTCCTCTTCGCAGCGACCCGCCCGACGAGGGGAACAATCGGGTCGATCAGGCGGTCCGCCTGTACGAACAGCAGTTTCAACGTCAGGGCGACATCGACCTGAAGCGTTACTGGGCCGATCGAACGCGCCGGGAACCGCTCGACGACGAGCTGGCGTTGGATTGCCTCAGCGGCCTGATCAAGTCCGATCTGCGACGTCGTTTCGAACGCGGCGAGACCCCGGCGGTCGCCAGCTATCTCGACGCGTTCCCGCAGCTGCACCAGGCGGACAGCCGGATGCTCAGCCTGATTTACGAGGAGTATTGTCTCCGGGAGGAACACGGCGACGTCGTCGACGTCGACTCGTTCTGCAATCGTTACCCCGACTGGAAGGATTCGCTCGCGTCCCAGCTCCAGTACCATCACCTGCTCAGCAAGGCCGCCGGTCTCCCCGCGCCGAAGCCTCGATTCCCCGAGGCCGGCGAGCACTTCGAAGAGTTCGCCCTCGGGGCCCAAATCGGTAAGGGGGGATACTCGCGGGTGTTCGTCGCCAACGACCTCTCGCTCGGCGGCAAGCGGGTCGTTCTCAAGGTCTCTGTCGACCGCGGGCAAGAGGCCGAGACCCAGGGCGCTCTCGATCACCCGCACATCGTCCCGGTCAACGCCGTCGTCTTCCAGCCGGACAACGGGCTGCGCGGCCTCTCCATGCCGTTGCGACCGGGATTGCCGCTGGACGACGTGATCCGCCGCATCCGCGAAGGGGGCCGTCAGCCTCGCTCCGCCCGCGACCTGTGGGACGCGCTGGCTCAGGGGATCGACCGCGACTTGTTCGAGGTCTCGAAGGACGATCTCGCCGGGCCGTCCGGCGACGGCTGGCGAGGGTTTCCGGTCCTCGGTTCGTACGCCCAGGGGGTGGCGTGGATCGGCCTGATCCTGGCCAGCGCCCTCGACTACGCCCACGGCCGCCACACCTACCACCGCGACGTCAAGCCGGGCAACGTCTTGCTCACCCTCCAGCACGGCCCGCAACTGCTGGACTTCAACCTGGCGCAGTCTCCGCATTCGCCCCAAGAGGCGGCGGCGACCCTCGGCGGCACGCTCCCGTACATGGCCCCCGAGCAGATCGAGGCGTTTCTCGTTCCCGAGCTGTGGGGCGACGTCGGGGCGCTCGCCGACGTCTACTCGCTCGGCCTGGTGCTTCACGAGCTGCTCACGGGCCAGCCCCCCGAGCTGCCCAACGCCGCATTGCCCCCCGGCCGCGCCATGCGCGACTTGCTCGACCGCCGCGCCACCCTGTCGACCGACGTCCGCCGCCACAACGCCCGCGTCCCCTACGCCCTCGAAGCCATCGTCAAGAAATGCCTACGCCTTGATCCCAAAGATCGCTACGCCAGCGGCAAGATGCTCGCCGAGGACCTGGAGGACTTCCTCCAGCGCCGGCCTCTCCGCCACGCCGAGAATCCATCGCGGACCGAGCAGTGGTTCGACTGGGCGGCCCGCAATCGTCGCGTGCTGATCGCCAACGCGTTTTACCTTGGCGTTCTCGGGCTGCTCTCGCCGTTGCTCGTGCAGTTGCTCGCGCAGCAGGCCTCCCGCTGGTTCCAGCCGGCCTTGAAGCAGCGTCCCGAGTTTCAGCAGGCCGTCGACGCCGTCGACCGGCGCGACTACCACCGCGCCGTCGAGTTGCTCTTGAAGCTCGTCGAAGAGTATCCCAGGGCGCCTCTTCCCCGCGTCTACCTGGGCATCGCCTTCTCCCATGCGAACCGGCTCCCCGAAGATCCGGCGCTCGTCTCGTACGGGCACGCCATGGCCTTGCCCGACGCCGAGGCTGAGTTGAAGTCGTGGGCCCACGAACATCCCCCATTCATCGAGCATCTCCGCTGGTTCGGCACGAACAGCCTGGAGAAGACCCGGGAACTCGTCAACGTCACGCGTCCGCCCGACGGCGAGCCGGCCCCCGCGGACGGACAGTCCATGGAAAAGACGATCCACCACATCTTCGAACTGGTGGACCACGCCCTCCGCAACGCGTTGGAGGCCGATCCGACGTCCAAGGAGACGATCCAAGGCCTGGCGACGGTCGCCGAGTACAAGAAAGACTACGAGACTGCGCACAGGCGACTCACCGAACTGCTGGCACTCTCTCAGAAGCAGAACAGCGACGTCCTCCCAGCCGAACTTTCCACCTGGCGGCTGCAACGGTCGCGGGTGGCGACGCTTCGCGCCAAGGACCTGATCGTCTTGGACTGCGACCGCGATCGCCGACAAGCCCTGGACCTCGCCGACGAGGCCGTCTCCGACCTGGATCTCTGCGCCCGCTCCGTCGCCGACTTTCAAAGGCAGTATTATTTCGGCTTTCGGGCCGAGACCTTGCTGGCCCGGGGCGAGATCCGATGCCGCCTCGGCATGGAACAGCCCGCCCAGTCCGATTCTCGGGAAGCCAAACTGGCCCTGGAAAAGTGGCTCGGTCTCGCCAGGTCGAGCGGTAATCCCGTGTCCGCCTCCGTCGAGGAAGCCTATCGCGTCCGCCTCCGCAATCTCCGAAGGCTCGCGACGGTCGAGAACCGCGTCGTCAACGACCCTTCCTCGCAACTCGAACCCCCGAAGCTCACCGAATGACCGATCTTATCACGCAGGTCTGGATGGCCCTTCGGGACGCCGGGATGCCCGAAGTCATGCTCTACCTGCCCGACGGCTCCGCCTACCGTTGCCACTGGGACGACACTGCGCAGCTCGGCGACACCCGCGTCGCGCTCCTGGCCGACCAGGACCGCAAGATCGTCCGGCTCATGCCCGTGCAGGAGTGCCAGGGGATCGGCGTCGCCAGCCCCAAGGGGGTCGACCCGATGGGATATCGCTCGGTCGTCCGGGGCAAGCTCGTCGAGCGCTTCGGCGAAACCGACCGTCAAGAAGACGCGGGGGGCTCGGGAAGCGACCTGGGATGAAACCGGGCGTGGACCTCGCGCAGCCGACTCAGTTCCACGCGCGTGTAAATCTGCGTCGTGGCGATCGACGTATGCCCGAGCATCTCCTGAACCGCGCGAAGGTCGGCGCCCCCGGCCAGAAGATGCGTGGCGAAGCTGTGCCGCAAGGTGTGCGGGCTCACGTCGCCGTGCAGGCCGGCGGCGAGCGCATGCTGCTTGACGATCCGCCACAGACCGATTCGCGACAACGGACGGCCCCCCCTCGTGACGAAGACGGTCGATGTGTCGGGATGGCGGGCGATCATGGCCGGTCGATCGGATTGAAGGTACGTCGCGAGAGCCTGCTGGGCCCGCGACCCGATCGGCACCCATCGCTCCTTGTTCCCCTTGCCGACGCAGCGCGCCAGGCCGCCCCGCAGATCGACGTCGCCCGGCCGCAGGCCGACCACTTCCGACGCCCGGCACCCGGTCGCATAGAGCGTCTCCAGCGCCGCGCGATCGCGACGCCCCAGCCTCGTGCTCTCGCTTGGCGCGCTCAGAAGCCGCTCGACGGCGGTAGGGCCAAGCACGACCGGCAACCGGTCCCACAGCGCGGGCGCGACCAGCAGCTTGGCCGTGTTGTCGGTCAGCTTGCCTTCGAGCACGAGGTAGCGGAAGAACGTCGACAAGCTCGCCAGGTGCCGCGCCACGCTGCTCGGCGCGAGGCCGGACGAAACCAGTTCGTCGACGAATCCGCTCAACACCCCGATCTGGATGTCGCCGAGAGGCCCCGGCGCATGGGTCTTGCGCCAGCCAAGGAACCTCATCAGGTCCGATCGATACGCCGCCAGCGTGTGCGGCGACGATCCGCACTCCGCCATGAGATAGTGCAGAAACGGCCCCACCGGGTCCTGATTCCGTCGCGGTCGGTAATCGGCCTTTGACATGAGCCCCAAGAAAACGCAGGAGAACCCGTTCGAGAACGGCTCGAATTCTATCGCCGCCTTCCTTACGAAGATCGGCAGGCGGGGGAGCCGACTTCAAGAACGAATCGTCGCGTCGCCTCGGCGGAGCTTAGAGACCCCGACTCCAGCCTTCCACCAGATTCTCTTTCTCGACCAGTTCGCGCAGTTTCTTCAGGGCGGACTCCTGGATCTGGCGGACGCGTTCCTTGGACACTTCCAGGATTCTGCCGACCTGACTGAGGGAGAGTCGCTCTCCGCCCCCTAGCCCGAAGCGAAGTGAGAGAACCTGCTGCTCGCGAGGGCGAAGGCCGTCCATCAGCTTCCTGATTCCCTCGTCGTCGGTTTGATCAGCGCCAGAGTCGGCGGTGCCGAGGATCTGCATCAAATTGAAGGTTGAATCGTGGTCGAACGAGGCGTCCAAAGAGACCGTCGGGCGAGTCGCCGAATGGATGCGTTGGAGCGTATCGCTGCTGTTCGGCGGTTCGGCGACAGTGTCGCCGGCTCCGCGAGGAAGGTCGAGTTGTTCCTGACTCTGCGCGAGCTGCCGCAGGTGCCTGGGGGTCAATCGTACGGGATAAGCGCCGGAAGCCACGGCGCTCTGCATCGACTGGCGAATCCACCAGGTCGCGTAGGTCGCAAGCTTCGTCTGGTGCGTCATGTCGAAGCGGTCGATGGCCGCGAGCAACCCGCAGAACCCTTCCTGGACCAGGTCGGCATAGGGGATGCCGCGATCGCGGAACTGTTTTGCGACGTGGGCGACCAGCCGCACGTTGGCCATTGCCAACGTGTCGCGCAGCTCCGCATAGCGATGATGCACGGCCCCCAGCCTCGCCTCGTTCCGACCGTTCCCGGCATAGGCCCGCGCGATGAACTGGGCCTGGGCTTGGGGGTCGGCGGCGGCGGCAGGGGCATCGAAGCCTTGAATCGAAGCCAGGGCGGCAGCCAGCTTCAGCTTGCAAGTCGTTAGCTCTTGCAAGAGCGCGCGCTCATCGTGCTCGGTCAGTACAACCGTGTCCGCGCTAGCGAGGCTGACGACATCGATCGATCGACTACGGGTGTGCAT contains:
- a CDS encoding serine/threonine-protein kinase; the protein is MTVPLRSDPPDEGNNRVDQAVRLYEQQFQRQGDIDLKRYWADRTRREPLDDELALDCLSGLIKSDLRRRFERGETPAVASYLDAFPQLHQADSRMLSLIYEEYCLREEHGDVVDVDSFCNRYPDWKDSLASQLQYHHLLSKAAGLPAPKPRFPEAGEHFEEFALGAQIGKGGYSRVFVANDLSLGGKRVVLKVSVDRGQEAETQGALDHPHIVPVNAVVFQPDNGLRGLSMPLRPGLPLDDVIRRIREGGRQPRSARDLWDALAQGIDRDLFEVSKDDLAGPSGDGWRGFPVLGSYAQGVAWIGLILASALDYAHGRHTYHRDVKPGNVLLTLQHGPQLLDFNLAQSPHSPQEAAATLGGTLPYMAPEQIEAFLVPELWGDVGALADVYSLGLVLHELLTGQPPELPNAALPPGRAMRDLLDRRATLSTDVRRHNARVPYALEAIVKKCLRLDPKDRYASGKMLAEDLEDFLQRRPLRHAENPSRTEQWFDWAARNRRVLIANAFYLGVLGLLSPLLVQLLAQQASRWFQPALKQRPEFQQAVDAVDRRDYHRAVELLLKLVEEYPRAPLPRVYLGIAFSHANRLPEDPALVSYGHAMALPDAEAELKSWAHEHPPFIEHLRWFGTNSLEKTRELVNVTRPPDGEPAPADGQSMEKTIHHIFELVDHALRNALEADPTSKETIQGLATVAEYKKDYETAHRRLTELLALSQKQNSDVLPAELSTWRLQRSRVATLRAKDLIVLDCDRDRRQALDLADEAVSDLDLCARSVADFQRQYYFGFRAETLLARGEIRCRLGMEQPAQSDSREAKLALEKWLGLARSSGNPVSASVEEAYRVRLRNLRRLATVENRVVNDPSSQLEPPKLTE
- a CDS encoding CRTAC1 family protein; amino-acid sequence: MTRAHTKPLRRLVSAAVAALSWSSCVAQSLSFEDVAAASGVAFQFDAGSRGRHDLPEIMGGGVALFDADGDGLPDLYFCNGGPIGATPGTVVDDPPCRFFRNRGGLRFEDWTATCGAPGPNYAMGAAAGDFDGDGRTDLFVTGWRDQRLYRNLGGCRFEDVTVRAGLTSSAWSTGAAWADLDDDGDLDLYVARYVNYDPDAAPYCAAPDGKRDYCGPEDFDPQSDRLYRNDGAGRFTDVSRAAGIPRREERGLGVLIGELTGDRMPDVYVANDGGRCWLLANRGGLRFDEVGEAAGVARDDDGKALAGMGTALGDLDGDGRLDLLVTNFFERSTVVFRAQPDHPGLYRDEGNRLGVAAATRRALGFGAVVADFDADGRSDIVQVNGHVLDRERLGVPFAMRSIVLHGRQGGFEDASHSAGGWFSRPILGRGLAVGDLDDDGRLDLVATSLDAPAALLLNRSKSGGVVRLDLINRHGRPAVGARVRATIGDRVLVQDVASGGSYLSCSPSRIFLGIGGAARVDVLEVAWPWGEVQTWTDLWPGRPLQLLERPSRDSGRNVTTPNLDATGTSAPLR
- a CDS encoding RNA polymerase sigma factor codes for the protein MMTLSDREIGDDLTRALEKAQEGDETAWETLFRECYPKVRRVVRRKLDRSMRSLYDSTDFASDVMKSLAANLNQLNFPTVEHLIAFLIHVAEQKVIDEHRRRHTLKRDVTRERPMFGVEADAAPVQIASDEPTASQLAQANETEELLLDRQSETEKAIIRLRREGHDNGAIADQTGWNIRKVQRFLKDLHDSVIGSGS
- a CDS encoding sigma-70 family RNA polymerase sigma factor, translated to MHTRSRSIDVVSLASADTVVLTEHDERALLQELTTCKLKLAAALASIQGFDAPAAAADPQAQAQFIARAYAGNGRNEARLGAVHHRYAELRDTLAMANVRLVAHVAKQFRDRGIPYADLVQEGFCGLLAAIDRFDMTHQTKLATYATWWIRQSMQSAVASGAYPVRLTPRHLRQLAQSQEQLDLPRGAGDTVAEPPNSSDTLQRIHSATRPTVSLDASFDHDSTFNLMQILGTADSGADQTDDEGIRKLMDGLRPREQQVLSLRFGLGGGERLSLSQVGRILEVSKERVRQIQESALKKLRELVEKENLVEGWSRGL
- a CDS encoding site-specific tyrosine recombinase, producing the protein MSKADYRPRRNQDPVGPFLHYLMAECGSSPHTLAAYRSDLMRFLGWRKTHAPGPLGDIQIGVLSGFVDELVSSGLAPSSVARHLASLSTFFRYLVLEGKLTDNTAKLLVAPALWDRLPVVLGPTAVERLLSAPSESTRLGRRDRAALETLYATGCRASEVVGLRPGDVDLRGGLARCVGKGNKERWVPIGSRAQQALATYLQSDRPAMIARHPDTSTVFVTRGGRPLSRIGLWRIVKQHALAAGLHGDVSPHTLRHSFATHLLAGGADLRAVQEMLGHTSIATTQIYTRVELSRLREVHARFHPRSLPEPPASS